A region of the Carya illinoinensis cultivar Pawnee chromosome 16, C.illinoinensisPawnee_v1, whole genome shotgun sequence genome:
caagtagcATGACAgaattagtattagttattccTATGTTGTGATCATCAATGGGCTTCATCCTAAATTAgtaaaacttaaattaaaagaaaccaattttttttttttttatagtagtattatttaaaacttataaataCTCAaacaatataacatatatatatatatatatatatttttgatatggGGGTAGGGGGTTTCAAACccaaatttttcatttgaagaacctGATTATATGCCATCAGGCCATTAGGCTCTTGTAACAATATAACATCTCTTGGCACCATGTAAAAgtaattaatttcaaatatatagttcttgttaaattatatatttattgaataattagaaatagtagaaaacattttctatatatgataTTTCTAGAGCATATAGATTCATGAGTACTGTATATTGAGTGTACATGAAACATTTCGAAAGAAAATGCAGGTGTGACGATTTGGAATAGATGGTAATGTATTTGAATCTAACTTTTAAAAGCAAATTATTCTCTGACCAAGACCGACCCTAGTCAAGGTCCTATGGACTAAAGGGCATAAGGCCCAGTTTCCAAAGAGTCATCATACTCATCATTTTCTACACCACACATTacatccttttttatttttttatttttgtttgttttactcTTGTTAAATTAAaggaattcttctactcatcattaaTATACAATacatttagaaagaaaaaaaataacaaataaaaaaattatatgtggtgTGTAGTGTAaggaatgatgaataaaatttttcgtCTTCAAATGAGAGAAGTACCAAACTCTCCAcccctatataaaaataaaaagaccgaCCATAACTCatgaattataatatttacgtCTTTGACCCTTATCTAATCAAGAAACAATTCTTCTACGTACAGTCGAGTGCTGCAAGTGTTTTTCACTTCTTGTCACATTCGTGTGAATCACAAAACATGGTGCATATTCCAAAAGCAAACCCTTTAATTTGAAAAGAGTGGCAAACGAAGTTTCGTGTGCAAAAACAGTCATGGGTCTGTTTGGTTGGAGTGAGAAAATTGTGGAGATGAAATAACCAATGcacaaaagagaaataaatttcCGTAAATTAAGAGATACCTTCTACATCAGACCAATCCAAGTTTAAGCTCTAAATCCAAGTTCAAGTCATTCTCTACTTCCGTTATTGTGCCCATGGTTGAAGAATATATATGCGGCCTCTTTTGTTGAGGGCACCTATTGGGTTCCATGTTGCAatcatattcatcatcacgaTGCCTCTTACCAAATATTTCCTTCAGATTCTCATCATCTTTCTCTAATTCCAAATCTTCACTTGAATTCTCATCGTCATTCTCCAATTCcaaaaaagggtaagaaaaagGGTAACCAAGTTTAAGCTCTAAATCCATATCTTCCTTTGGATACTCATCTTCATTCTCTAATTCCGTTATTATGATGCCCATGGTTGAAGAATGCGGCCTCTTTTCATCCATTAAATCTAGACATCTGTCACCTTCTTCATCATTAATGGAATAAGAAAAAGGGTAACTAGGTTCTATGTGATCACCTATATCATCTCTTACGTTCTCTTCATGATTCTTTACGAAATGGATCCCAACTCTTTTAAAGACCACGTGCTCTGACCGACATTCAAATCTAAACCTTGAAACGTCCACTTGTTTACTGTAAATCATCCCGTGCATCCATACATGGTTTGAGCTGTCCGTCCAATAAAATTCCGTATCAAGATAATCTAAGAGCCTCCAATCCGAGCCATCAAGGAATTTAACACGAATAGAAACCTTCTCGATCTTCGTTGGCTGAATGATCCCAACTGatccaaatccaaatccaaaaacaaCATAGATCACAAGAATTTCATCTATGCCATTCCAATGATGCGGTCGATTAATATCTATTTCACACAGATTATTATCATGGGCCTCCTTGCGATAGCTGAACCAGCATGGAGTCCTCTTTTCTGGAAATGTAATGTTAAAGTTTGACCGGTATGCCAAATTTTGAAGTCCCTGTTATAcgaatattaaaaagaaaaaaaaattcagcaaTACAAGTTATAAACTAAGGTCACACACAAACACGTTGAAAGAGAtcgagaaagagagaaaagagacaTACATACCTCTTCCCATGAAGGAATCGCAAGCAGTTTATGGCATCCATACAAGTCAATCATTCGGAGTTCATGAAAATTCGTTccattgtttttatttagtatTTCAGATAGTAGTGCAAAACTTTCCAATGACGTGCATTCATGAGCTTCAACACTTATTATACTCGATGGAAGAGGaaaaatttcttcaagtttcttGCACTCGTTCAAATTAAGGTATCTCAACCAAGGAAATCTGACGCCTTGAGCTGGAAAGTTAACAATATCACTCCCACTTAGATCTAACCTCGTCAAAGCGGGAAAGTAATTAGCATACGTGAAGAAATTTGATTCTGATAGGCGACAGAATTTAAGCGTTAAATCTTGTAGCGATTCCCAAATGCTTGAATTTGTCGGAGTAGTTGATGCAATTTCATATTTGCTTGTAGACTCCGCAAATGACGTGGATTGTATACCATCCTCCTCCACCATTCCAATGTTTATTGGTTGTGAATAACCATCAACTTTGACAATACGTACACTTCCCAACTGATCAATGAAGCCTTCTACATATAATTCGTTAAGCCAAGCAAGGTTACCAATTGATGAAGGTAGCTCTATTATACTAGTGACTTCTAGATATAAGGTTTGAAGTTCTTTGAAGTTCTCAATTGATGAAGGTAGTTCTCTTATGCTAGTGCCACGAAGATCTAActcatataaaaatttcatttcacATTCAATCTCTGGAAAGTCTTCAAGACTCGAGCAATAGGTAAGCAAAAGAACATGTAGAGATCTTAACTTGAATCTTTTCGGCAAAATCCTAAACTTGGAGCATCCGATAACAGAAAGACTCTCAAGCTTATCAAGGAATCCAACGGAATGATGAAGCTCAACTAAGTTATCACAAGCTACAATACCCAACTTCTCTAAATTTGGGATACTTGAAACATCAGGAATTTTTGTTAAGCATTTACAACGGATTAAATCCATAACAGTCAAGTTCTgtccaaattaaataaaataaatatattagcttCAATGAAGTTCTGTTTCATagttttaaagaaagaaatattgaaaataatagtgGTACCTTCAATTTTAGGCCGCCTAACTCCTTGATGTGGCTATCTCGCATTTTAAATTCAACGAGATTATTTCCATGAAAATCTGAAGGCAAAGATGACGAAGGATATTGAGGCCAAACAAGCACTCTTAGCTCATTAGAGAGATAGTTCGGTGCTGCAGAAAATTGTGCATTCTTGTTTATAAACAATTGAAGATTTCTCATCTTCATAAATGCCTCGGAAGGCAAACATATCATGTGATCATGGCCTTCAGGAATATCTAAATAAATCGCTTCAATTTTGATTGTTCCCTACAAAGACAAAGGCATAAGTATcccaataaaatcaaatcataaaGTTCTTCGAGTACCACTCactaaaattacaaaaacataGAGAAATCAGAACAAATTAAGCTTAAATTATTGAAAtgaaaaacttaataaattaattttcaaaaaatcaaatcaattgacattataaactaaaaaatagaaaaatattcagaaaaatgaaaacttaatcttagaaaattataagaaaaaagaaaaaataatttcagaagaaaataagaaaagaaaataatgtaaaaagaacataataaataattataaaaaatattagttgGGCCAGTACCCACAATGGGTCGCCTTTCTGTGTTGCTGCCACAAGGCCACCATTAATGGTGGCTTTGGACTGCCACAACTATAAATGGGCGCTGGCcctattttaaattaagtttttttatttctacttttctattttatttgtataaattaaGTTTAAACTTAACTACATAaagtttcattaaaataaaaaatatataattttttgaggggagaattgtgattttcttttatgaaaagtcaaatgttaactttaacgggagcacatatacatacaaactcTTTTATAATTCATTTTGCAATCAACTAAAGCTAACACGTACgccatttcaataaaaataaaattgaacttTACAAAACTGTTCTTAAGAGGTTGCAAGAGTTGTAGGTTAACCATTTTCCATTTAGAAAACTACCAAAACTTAACACCAGTCTGAGGTGCATTGGTCATAATTacgaatagaaaagaaaatataataaaatatatacacacacatgcacCAACGAGTTACTTCGCCATTTTTAACTTCAAAAGTTTTTTGGGAGTTTCATTTGTGAgcagaaaacaaataaaaattcaaaggtTTTTATTTGTGTGATCTTACCGTATTTTCTTCTAATACATGGCGAACATCTTCATGAAACCACAATCGACTACGTTCGCAAGCTTCTTTAGGCGATTCTTGTCGAA
Encoded here:
- the LOC122299023 gene encoding disease resistance protein RPV1-like, with amino-acid sequence MVNLQLLQPLKNSFGTIKIEAIYLDIPEGHDHMICLPSEAFMKMRNLQLFINKNAQFSAAPNYLSNELRVLVWPQYPSSSLPSDFHGNNLVEFKMRDSHIKELGGLKLKNLTVMDLIRCKCLTKIPDVSSIPNLEKLGIVACDNLVELHHSVGFLDKLESLSVIGCSKFRILPKRFKLRSLHVLLLTYCSSLEDFPEIECEMKFLYELDLRGTSIRELPSSIENFKELQTLYLEVTSIIELPSSIGNLAWLNELYVEGFIDQLGSVRIVKVDGYSQPINIGMVEEDGIQSTSFAESTSKYEIASTTPTNSSIWESLQDLTLKFCRLSESNFFTYANYFPALTRLDLSGSDIVNFPAQGVRFPWLRYLNLNECKKLEEIFPLPSSIISVEAHECTSLESFALLSEILNKNNGTNFHELRMIDLYGCHKLLAIPSWEEGLQNLAYRSNFNITFPEKRTPCWFSYRKEAHDNNLCEIDINRPHHWNGIDEILVIYVVFGFGFGSVGIIQPTKIEKVSIRVKFLDGSDWRLLDYLDTEFYWTDSSNHVWMHGMIYSKQVDVSRFRFECRSEHVVFKRVGIHFVKNHEENVRDDIGDHIEPSYPFSYSINDEEGDRCLDLMDEKRPHSSTMGIIITELENEDEYPKEDMDLELKLGYPFSYPFLELENDDENSSEDLELEKDDENLKEIFGKRHRDDEYDCNMEPNRCPQQKRPHIYSSTMGTITEVENDLNLDLELKLGLV